A part of Synechococcus sp. KORDI-49 genomic DNA contains:
- a CDS encoding glycogen/starch/alpha-glucan phosphorylase has protein sequence MTSSQPLDLRLPTPGCYNDPERAGLDAKSVFDGMTEHLFFTLGKLAPTASRHDLYMALSYAVRDRLMMRYLATTEAMRAHPQKSVAYLSAEFLIGPQLNNNLLNLGIQKEVEEALRNFGIESLQQILEVEEEPGLGNGGLGRLAACYMESLASLKIPATGYGIRYEFGIFDQLIRDGWQVEVTDKWLKGGWPWELPQPDEACFVGFGGRTESYIDDKGSYRSRWIPAEHAIGIPHDVPVLGYRVNICDRLRLWRADATESFDFYAFNIGDYYGAVEEKVGSETLSKVLYPNDGTDEGRRLRLKQQHFFVSCSLQDMLRSLDNRGLSVEDFPKYWTVQLNDTHPAIAVAELMRLLIDDRHMDWEKAWDITSRSVAYTNHTLLPEALEKWDLNLFSSLLPRHLELIYEINRRFLQQLRLRYPGNDAIQRKLSIIDEDGSKAVRMAHLATIGAHHVNGVAALHSDLVKTDLLPEFAELWPEKFTNVTNGVTPRRWVALANPELSTLLNEHIGEDWISNMENLRKLEERQNDHGFLEHWGETKLSVKRKLAGYIHKNTGVLVDPSTLFDVQVKRIHEYKRQHLNALQVITQYLRIKNGQADGMAPRTVIFGGKAAPGYYMAKLIIRFINGIADTINSDPDMDGRLRVVFLPDYNVKLSERVYPASDLSEQISTAGKEASGTGNMKFAMNGALTIGTLDGANVEIRELVGAENFFLFGKTVEEIKALKEQGYRPGDFIAAVPELQEALRLIEMGHFSNGDGELFRPLLDNLTGNDPFFVMADFADYLRAQEAVSLAWTDRMHWNRMSLLNTARTGFFSSDRSIAEYCQNIWNVEALNVEITCDVR, from the coding sequence ATGACCTCCTCCCAACCCCTCGATCTGCGTCTGCCGACCCCTGGCTGTTACAACGATCCCGAACGCGCCGGGCTTGATGCCAAAAGCGTGTTCGACGGCATGACCGAGCACCTGTTCTTCACGCTCGGCAAACTCGCGCCCACCGCCAGCCGCCATGACCTCTACATGGCTCTGAGCTATGCGGTGCGGGATCGCCTGATGATGCGTTACCTCGCCACCACCGAGGCGATGCGGGCCCACCCCCAGAAATCCGTGGCCTATCTCTCCGCGGAATTCCTGATCGGCCCCCAGCTGAACAACAACCTGCTCAACCTGGGAATCCAGAAGGAGGTCGAAGAGGCCCTGCGGAATTTCGGGATCGAGTCGCTGCAGCAGATCCTGGAGGTGGAGGAGGAGCCGGGGCTCGGCAACGGCGGCCTCGGCCGTCTGGCGGCCTGCTACATGGAATCCCTCGCCAGCCTGAAGATCCCCGCCACGGGATATGGCATCCGCTACGAATTCGGCATCTTCGACCAGCTGATCCGCGACGGCTGGCAGGTGGAGGTCACCGACAAGTGGCTGAAGGGCGGCTGGCCCTGGGAACTGCCCCAGCCCGATGAGGCCTGCTTCGTCGGCTTCGGTGGCCGCACCGAGAGCTACATCGACGACAAGGGCAGCTACCGCTCCCGCTGGATCCCCGCCGAACATGCCATCGGCATCCCCCACGACGTGCCCGTCCTGGGATATCGCGTCAACATCTGCGATCGTCTGCGCCTCTGGCGCGCCGACGCCACCGAAAGCTTCGACTTCTACGCCTTCAACATCGGCGATTACTACGGCGCCGTTGAGGAGAAGGTGGGGAGCGAAACCCTCTCCAAGGTGCTCTATCCCAACGACGGCACCGATGAAGGCCGGCGTCTGCGTCTGAAGCAGCAGCATTTCTTCGTGAGCTGCTCTCTCCAGGACATGCTGCGCAGCCTCGACAACCGAGGCCTGTCCGTGGAGGACTTCCCCAAGTACTGGACCGTTCAGCTCAACGACACCCACCCGGCCATCGCCGTGGCGGAGCTGATGCGCCTGCTGATCGACGACCGTCACATGGATTGGGAGAAGGCCTGGGACATCACCTCCCGTTCCGTCGCCTACACCAACCACACCCTGCTGCCGGAGGCCCTGGAGAAGTGGGACCTCAACCTGTTCAGCAGCCTGCTGCCCCGCCACCTGGAGCTGATCTACGAGATCAACCGCCGGTTCCTCCAGCAGCTGCGTCTGCGTTACCCCGGCAACGACGCCATCCAGCGCAAGCTGTCGATCATCGATGAAGACGGCAGCAAGGCGGTGCGCATGGCGCACCTGGCCACCATCGGTGCCCACCACGTGAACGGAGTGGCGGCGCTGCACTCCGATCTGGTGAAAACCGACCTGCTGCCGGAATTCGCCGAGCTCTGGCCCGAGAAATTCACCAACGTCACTAATGGCGTCACCCCCCGCCGCTGGGTGGCCCTGGCCAATCCCGAGCTGTCCACCCTGCTCAACGAGCACATCGGTGAGGACTGGATCTCCAACATGGAGAACCTGCGCAAGCTGGAGGAGCGTCAGAACGACCACGGCTTCCTCGAGCACTGGGGCGAAACCAAGCTGTCGGTGAAGCGCAAGCTGGCCGGCTACATCCACAAGAACACCGGTGTGCTGGTGGATCCCTCCACCCTGTTCGACGTGCAGGTGAAGCGCATTCACGAATACAAGCGCCAACACCTCAACGCCCTGCAGGTGATCACCCAGTACCTGCGGATCAAGAACGGTCAGGCCGACGGCATGGCCCCTCGCACGGTGATCTTCGGCGGCAAGGCGGCTCCCGGCTACTACATGGCCAAGCTGATCATCCGTTTCATCAATGGCATCGCTGACACGATCAACAGCGATCCCGACATGGACGGACGCCTGCGTGTGGTGTTCCTGCCGGATTACAACGTGAAACTGTCGGAGCGGGTGTATCCCGCCTCCGATCTTTCGGAGCAGATCTCCACCGCCGGCAAGGAAGCCTCCGGCACCGGCAACATGAAGTTCGCCATGAATGGTGCCCTCACCATCGGCACCCTCGACGGCGCCAATGTGGAGATCCGTGAGCTGGTGGGTGCCGAGAACTTCTTCCTGTTCGGCAAAACCGTCGAAGAGATCAAGGCTCTCAAGGAGCAGGGTTACCGTCCCGGCGACTTCATCGCCGCCGTCCCTGAGCTGCAGGAAGCCCTGCGCCTGATCGAGATGGGCCACTTCAGCAATGGCGATGGCGAACTGTTCCGGCCTCTGCTGGACAACCTCACCGGCAACGATCCCTTCTTCGTGATGGCGGACTTCGCCGACTATCTGCGCGCCCAGGAAGCGGTCAGCCTCGCCTGGACCGATCGGATGCACTGGAACCGCATGTCGCTGCTGAACACAGCACGAACCGGCTTCTTCTCCTCCGACCGTTCCATCGCTGAGTACTGCCAGAACATCTGGAACGTGGAGGCCCTGAACGTCGAAATCACCTGCGACGTGCGCTGA
- a CDS encoding acetate/propionate family kinase, protein MADLCLVINLGSSSLKAALVDSTGTAPWHSSRSIAADESLDEVLESWLAPELEAHRQEVSLIGHRVVHGGERFTAPTRITPEVEATLEELIPLAPLHNPPALKGLAWSRRWAPQLPQWACFDTAFHSSLPAAAYSYAIPQDFRCRGFRRFGFHGINHQHVAETAAEQWRSQGRDPSRLRLISAHLGAGASLAAVKGGRCIDTTMGYTPLEGLVMATRSGSIDPGLLLELMREGYSEDQMARILQKESGLKGLSGLSGDMRDIREAAAHGHNGAIRALEVFRHRLLQLLGSMAASLGGVDVLALTGGIGEHDRQLHEELSESLQWWGAFTTVVIPADEEGMIARLCRRHSETPASAAVG, encoded by the coding sequence ATGGCCGACCTCTGCCTGGTCATCAATCTCGGCAGTTCCAGCCTCAAGGCGGCCCTGGTGGATTCCACCGGGACCGCCCCCTGGCACAGCAGCCGCAGCATTGCTGCGGATGAATCTCTCGACGAGGTGCTGGAGAGCTGGCTGGCACCGGAATTGGAAGCCCATCGCCAGGAGGTGAGCCTGATCGGTCATCGGGTGGTGCACGGAGGTGAGCGCTTCACAGCTCCGACCCGGATCACACCAGAGGTGGAAGCGACCCTCGAGGAACTGATTCCCCTAGCCCCACTGCACAATCCGCCAGCCCTGAAGGGCCTGGCCTGGAGTCGGCGCTGGGCGCCGCAGCTGCCTCAGTGGGCCTGCTTTGACACCGCCTTCCACAGCAGTCTGCCGGCGGCGGCCTACAGCTATGCCATTCCCCAGGACTTCCGCTGCCGTGGCTTCCGCCGCTTCGGGTTCCACGGCATCAACCATCAGCATGTGGCGGAAACCGCCGCAGAGCAGTGGCGCAGTCAGGGCAGGGACCCATCAAGGCTGCGGCTGATCAGTGCCCACCTCGGCGCCGGCGCCTCGCTGGCTGCCGTGAAAGGGGGGCGCTGCATCGACACCACGATGGGCTACACCCCGCTTGAGGGCCTGGTGATGGCCACCCGGTCGGGCAGCATCGATCCAGGCCTGCTGCTGGAGCTGATGCGAGAGGGTTACAGCGAGGACCAGATGGCCAGAATCCTGCAGAAGGAATCCGGACTGAAGGGGCTGTCGGGCCTCAGCGGCGACATGCGTGACATCCGTGAGGCCGCTGCCCACGGCCACAACGGAGCCATCCGGGCCCTCGAGGTGTTCCGTCACCGCTTGCTGCAGTTGCTCGGCTCAATGGCAGCGAGCCTCGGCGGAGTGGACGTGCTGGCCCTCACGGGAGGGATCGGCGAACACGACCGACAACTCCATGAGGAGCTGAGCGAGTCTCTTCAGTGGTGGGGAGCGTTCACCACCGTGGTGATTCCAGCGGATGAGGAGGGCATGATCGCCCGCCTCTGCCGACGCCACAGCGAAACGCCGGCGTCAGCTGCGGTCGGGTAG
- a CDS encoding phosphoketolase: protein MTTAPHQQQALAAVNAPSDDELQLLDAYWRTANYLAVGMIYLQSNPLLREPLRPEHIKPRLLGHWGSSPGQAFIWTHANRLIRKYDLDMIYMSGPGHGAPGARGPVYIDGSYSERYPDKSFDEEGLQKFFKMFSFPGHIGSHCTAEMPGSIHEGGELGYVLSHACGSILDNPELITIACVGDGEAETGPLATSWHINKFINPIRDGAVLPILHLNGYKIANPSILSRIDHEELDNLLKGYGWTPIFVEGADPMTMHRDMAVAFEQAVLDIRAQQEQARTSGEAFRPRWPMIVLRSPKGWTGPQDVDGKKIENFWRSHQVPVADVRTNEAHLRLLEDWMKSYRPWELFDENGAVKEHIRALSPNGDRRMGSNPHTNGGVLRRDLLFPAIEKYAIDVDSPGTIEAENTYPLGEVIRDLIRENPGAYKLFGPDETHSNRLQAVYEVSKKVWMANFLPEDLNGSELSRDGSVIEMLSEHTLVGMMEGYLLTGRNGFFHTYEAFAHVISSMYNQHCKWLEHCEEIPWRAPIGPWNCLISSTVWRQDHNGFTHQDPGFMDLAGNKKGSITRVYLPADSNSLLAVAEQALTETDVSNIIVSDKQKHLQYLTLDQARRHVAKGVGIWDWACNDDCGTEMDEPDVVLASAGDIPTKECLAAIEILREQIPQLKIRYVNVVKLFSLSPSSEHPHGLSDRDFEDLFTPDRPVIFNFHGYPWLIHRLTYRRPNHANFHVRGYKEQGNINTPLELAISNQIDRFNLVIDVIDRVDSLGSRAAHIKERMKDEIHKHRNHAYTHGMDAPEINNWRWKFGHGACNG from the coding sequence ATGACGACCGCGCCTCATCAGCAGCAGGCCCTCGCCGCCGTGAACGCTCCCTCGGACGACGAGCTCCAGCTGCTTGACGCCTACTGGCGTACAGCCAACTACCTGGCTGTCGGGATGATCTACCTGCAGAGCAACCCTCTGCTGCGGGAGCCCCTGCGGCCTGAGCACATCAAGCCCCGCCTGCTGGGGCACTGGGGCTCCAGCCCGGGTCAGGCCTTCATCTGGACCCATGCCAACCGCCTGATCCGGAAATACGACCTGGACATGATCTACATGTCAGGCCCCGGTCACGGCGCCCCAGGCGCCCGCGGTCCGGTCTACATCGACGGCAGCTACAGCGAGCGCTATCCGGACAAGTCCTTCGACGAGGAAGGCCTGCAGAAGTTCTTCAAGATGTTCTCCTTCCCGGGGCACATCGGCAGCCACTGCACCGCGGAGATGCCCGGCTCCATCCACGAAGGAGGTGAGCTCGGCTATGTGCTGTCGCATGCCTGCGGTTCCATCCTCGACAACCCCGAACTGATCACGATCGCCTGCGTCGGCGACGGTGAGGCTGAAACCGGCCCGCTGGCCACCAGCTGGCACATCAACAAGTTCATCAACCCGATCCGGGACGGCGCCGTCCTGCCGATCCTCCATCTCAACGGATACAAGATCGCCAACCCGTCGATCCTCAGCCGCATCGACCATGAGGAGCTGGACAACCTGCTGAAGGGGTACGGCTGGACGCCGATTTTCGTCGAGGGCGCCGACCCGATGACGATGCATCGCGACATGGCGGTGGCCTTCGAACAGGCGGTGCTCGACATCCGCGCTCAGCAGGAGCAGGCCCGCACCAGCGGTGAAGCCTTCCGGCCCCGCTGGCCGATGATCGTGCTGCGTTCCCCCAAGGGTTGGACCGGTCCCCAGGACGTCGACGGCAAGAAGATCGAGAACTTCTGGCGCTCCCATCAGGTGCCCGTGGCCGACGTTCGGACCAACGAGGCACACCTGCGGCTGCTCGAGGACTGGATGAAGAGCTACCGCCCCTGGGAGCTGTTCGACGAGAACGGTGCCGTCAAGGAGCACATCCGCGCCCTCTCCCCCAACGGAGATCGCCGGATGGGCAGCAACCCCCACACCAACGGCGGTGTTCTGCGCCGGGACCTGCTGTTCCCGGCGATCGAGAAGTACGCCATCGATGTGGACTCGCCCGGCACCATCGAGGCGGAGAACACCTACCCGCTCGGCGAGGTGATCCGTGATCTCATTCGCGAGAACCCCGGCGCCTACAAGCTGTTCGGACCTGACGAAACCCACTCCAACCGTCTTCAGGCCGTCTACGAGGTCTCCAAGAAGGTGTGGATGGCCAATTTCCTCCCCGAGGACCTGAACGGCAGTGAACTGTCCCGGGACGGTTCGGTGATCGAGATGCTCTCCGAACACACCCTGGTCGGGATGATGGAGGGCTATCTGCTCACCGGGCGCAACGGCTTCTTCCACACCTACGAAGCCTTCGCCCATGTGATCTCCTCGATGTACAACCAGCACTGCAAATGGCTGGAGCACTGCGAAGAGATCCCCTGGCGCGCACCGATCGGTCCCTGGAACTGCCTGATCTCCTCCACCGTGTGGCGGCAGGACCACAACGGATTCACCCACCAGGACCCAGGGTTCATGGACCTGGCCGGAAACAAGAAGGGATCGATCACCCGGGTCTACCTACCTGCCGACTCCAACAGCCTTCTCGCCGTCGCCGAGCAGGCCCTCACCGAGACCGATGTCTCCAACATCATCGTCTCCGACAAGCAGAAACATCTTCAGTACCTGACCCTGGATCAGGCCCGTCGTCACGTGGCCAAAGGGGTCGGCATCTGGGATTGGGCCTGCAATGACGACTGCGGCACCGAGATGGATGAACCGGATGTGGTGCTGGCCTCGGCAGGGGACATCCCCACCAAGGAGTGCCTGGCAGCCATCGAGATCCTGCGCGAACAGATCCCGCAGCTGAAGATCCGCTACGTGAACGTGGTGAAGCTGTTCTCCCTGTCCCCCTCCTCGGAACATCCCCACGGCCTCAGCGATCGCGATTTCGAGGATCTGTTCACACCGGATCGCCCGGTGATCTTCAACTTCCACGGCTACCCGTGGCTGATTCACCGGCTCACGTATCGCAGACCGAACCATGCGAACTTCCACGTTCGCGGTTACAAGGAACAAGGAAACATCAACACCCCCCTGGAACTGGCCATCAGCAACCAGATCGATCGATTCAACCTGGTGATCGATGTGATCGATCGGGTGGACAGCCTCGGCTCCCGCGCCGCTCACATCAAAGAGCGGATGAAGGACGAGATCCACAAGCACCGCAACCATGCCTACACCCACGGCATGGATGCGCCCGAGATCAACAACTGGCGCTGGAAATTCGGCCACGGTGCCTGCAACGGCTGA